DNA sequence from the Pedobacter sp. W3I1 genome:
TTACGGGCATCGGTTGAGTGCATATTCAAGCAAAATGCACAGCCGTTAATCTGCGATGCACGCATTTTAATCAGTTCCAAAAGAATCGGATCTAGTTTGCTGGTTGATAAATATTTCTCTAAACCGTACATGGCTTGGTAAGCTGCAGGCTCTACTTTTGGGATATCAATTCTACTTTCCATTTTATTTGTTTTTTGATTACGATGTAAAGGTCTGCAACTTAACGATCAAAAAACTTAATGTAGTTTAAGAAATGATTAGCTAACACAAAGGGCACAAAGGCTTTCGCAAAGTGCGCTAAATAGGGTTAAAAGGCCTGTTATTTCGCCATTTAATGTTACTCGATAAAATTTATGCGATTCTTCATTTCAACCGCAGTGGAGAAATTTATGGGTAATTTATTTAATAACAGAACTTACAGATTTCTCCATTCCGCTTCGCTCCAGTCGAAATGACGAAAATCAATAAGCCCAACTCTGTGTGCTTCGCGTTTCTTTCTCTGCGAACTTTGCGGTTAACAAAGTCCTATTTCTTCGCCCTGATTTTACTTAAAAATTCTGGTGTAAAGCCGAGGTAAGAAGCCAGCATATACTGTGGCACACGCTGTACAAATTCGGGGAATAAACTATTAAAATGGCGGTATCTTTCTTCAGCGGTTTGGCTGTATAGGAATTTTATCCTCCGCTGTGAGGCCTGATGATTTTTCTGCAGAATCAATCTGAAATATCGCTCCAGCTTAGGTAATTTATGGAACATTTCTTCATAATGATGGTGTTCAATGGCAATCACCTCCGTTGTTTCTGCTGCCTGGATATAAAATTCAGATTGCTCATGAAATAGAAAGCTGGTTAGATCAGTAATCCACCAGTTTTCGATTGCAAACTGTGTGGTTTGCTCAGCACCCTTTATGTCAATGAAATAAAGCCTCAGGCAGCCTTTTACTACAAAATAATTCGCCCTGCAGGTTTGTCCTTCTTCTAATAAAAAAGCCTTCTTTTTAACAGAAAAAGATTTGAGAAACGGGGCAAGAATTTCCTGCTCTTCGTTACTCAAATCTATAAATTTATTAATATGCTTATAAAGTGCGCTACCCATTGCTATATATTGATGAGCTAAAATAGGCAAAATTATAAAAACGAAATCAATAGCTTAAAGTGAAAAAGCCTTTAGCTCCGAAAGCGCTTCAGGGCCGTAATTCTTTAATGCTGAAGTTATTTTATCCGCTAAACCTTTATTATTGGTTGGTTTTCCTTTTGTAGGTGGAGTTAAGTCTTTTTCAGGAACGACAACTTCTGTTACTTTAGTAGCAAACCATGTTATGTTTTCGTGCGGCAAAGCCAAACCTAAAATCATCCCTGGCAACCCGGTAAATGATTCTGGGCCACCAGAAACGGCGATCTGGTTAGCATAATAAGCCACTACATAAATCGAATCCATAATAATGGCGTTGGCTCTGCGGCATTCGTAACCCGCAATTTCTCTTGTTTCATCGGTAATTTTCCAGTTAATCTTACGCAGACTGTCTTTAACCAGATAGGTATCTTCATAAACTGCTTTTTGAGCAATACTGGTGCTGGTATTATAATCGGTAGCTATTGTATTTTTTAAATCGACAAGCGCATCCCTTGCAACCCAGCTTGGGTTTGCGGTTTCCTCTACAGATGGCCATTTATATAAGCTTTTATCCTTGTTAAAGCTTAGGGTACTTTTAGCAACTTTAAATTGAGGATTATTCTTCTTGTATTGATCAAAAGCCTGGGCCATATAAGACTCATTATCTTTATTGATTTTCTTTTTGATCAAAGCATACATATTCGATCTTTTTTCAAACTCGATTATGCCATTTTGTACGAAGTGTATATTTTGAGCAGATAAGCTCTTGCTGATGAAAATAACAGCAAATAAGATGATATATTTTAGTGTAGTTTTCATGATCATTATTTTTGAGTTTTAATACCGCCGCCCATTTTGCTAAAATCCCATGATACCGAGAACATTAAATACCGCCTTATAGTGGTATAACTGCTTTGGCTTATGGTTGTATTGTTGGCCGAACGGTTAAAACCGATATTTTGGTTTAAGATATCATTTACGGTTGCAGAGAACTTTAAATTTTCGGCTTTGAAGAATTTTTTGCTTAAGGATGCATTCCAGATCAGACGCTCAAAGCTTTCGGTTAGCACTTGTGTTTTTCCATTGTACTGGTATTCTGCATCTGTTGATATTTCAAACTTCCCAGGTAATTGCACATTACCTGACGCATAACCAGTCCATCCCCACCCATCACTATTCCTGCCAATACTTGCTCTTGCCATATTATATGAGGGGCCAAAGCGTGTATAAAAGCTATAACTTTTATCTTTGTATTTCGAGATATTTAATCCCCCGCTGTAGCTATAGTTTTTAGTGTTATTTAAGGTCCTGCCTAAATCAGTGGTAATAAAGTTATAAGAAGAACTTCCACTTGCGTTTGCGTTTAAACCAATATTTATCTCTCCAAGCGCGTTTACCTTCCTGCTGATTTGTCCATATAAATAAAAATTCGTCTGCATTTTATCATTGTAATTGATATAGCGATAGGTACTTTTACCAACATTATCAGTTGTTACATCGCTAATAATTGGATTTGCAGTAAAGCTGTAGGAACCGCTTAACCAAACCGATTGATTGGTTAAAACTTTGTAAGAGCTATAACTAGCGCTAACATTGCTCCTAAACGACGGTCTTAAATCTTGATTTCCTTCCACAACATTAAACGGATCATTATTTATCCTAACCGGCTGAAGTTGATCAAGTGAGGGTTGGTTGGTATTACCATTATAGTTGATCCGTAATGATTTTTGCTGAGAAAAACGATATTGATAAGATGCTTGCGGCATGTAATTAATAAAGTTTCTGACATAGGTTTTGTTGTGGTAAATGTCATCCTGCTTAAAATTTACACCACTAAACTTCGATCCAAAATTGATAACAGTTTTACCTTTTTTATAGTTGAAAATTGCACCAGCCTGATTAATGGTCTGGTTCAGTTCAAAGTTGTTGCTGTAAAGGGTATCTAATATATCATACCTGCCACTTAATGATTGATTAAAGGATAGCCGATCTGATTTTCCATTCATTAAAGTTAGGCCATAGTTAATAATCACGGTTAAAGTTTTTGAAAGAGGCTCGGTATAAGCAGCATTTAACTTAAAGGCACTATTTGTGATATCGTTAGTCTTTAATTGATTAGTGAGACTATCTATTATTCCAGTTCCAGTCTGGTTTGCCCGTTTGTTAAGCGAGTTTAAGTACCCTTCGCTGTTACTTTTGTTGATCGATTGATTTAAATTTAATGATAATGTGCGACCTTTTTTCTTTAATTTTTTGGTGAATAAAACGTTCATGTTAAAACTTTGATCATCTACCTCATTGCTTAGCGTTCTATCTGATGAATTTAGGAATTTATCATTCTCACCGGTAGTTGAGGTTAAAAAATGGTTTGAGGTATTACTTTTTTTCAATGCGCCATCAACATTAACTTTCATGGTCAAAGTCGTATCGATTTTTAGCTCATACATGGCATCCAGTTTTTGTCTGAACATGTCATTATCGAAAGATTCATCAGAGGTATTATTCTGTACTCCCGATTCCAAATTGTTCTGACTTATTGAGTTTCGAGTACCCTGAACCCTGATCGATCCAATTTTGTAATTGGTGTTTAACGATTCTTTATCCTTATTCCATTTGTTATCGAAATGCAAACCACCGGTTCTGGCTACTGGTAAACCCTGACCATTATATTGTCCATCATAACTATCAAAATCATCGCCTCCGCTACTAAAATACATTCCACCATCATCACTCATCGTCAGGCCACCAGAAGCTCCGTATTTATCCCGGTCATCCCAGCCTAAACCTACTGTTCCATTATTGCCCAAAATGCCGTAGGCCGAAAATTTCTTTTTGCCCCAGAATTTATTAAACATTCCCTGGCCCTGATAAAAATCTTTTGTTCCATAACCACCTTGCACTTTACCGAAATAACCGTTCTTTTTATCTTCTTTTAGTTTGATGTTAAGTGTTTTGGTTTTTTCGCCATCATCAACGCCAGTAAAGCTGGCCTGATCGCTTGCTTTATCGTAAAGTTGAACCGATTCTACCATATCAGCACGAAGATTTTTCGTGACCAATGTAGGATCATCACCAAAAAATTCTTCACCATCTACCAATACCTTCGGAACCGTTTTGCCTTGAGCTGTAATTTTCCCGTCCTTATCTACCTGAAAGCCCGGAAACTGTTTAATCAGATCTTCCACTTTTGAGTTTGGTTCGATATTATATGCTTTTGGATCAAACTCTGTGGTATCACCTTTAATTTTTATGGCTGTTCTGTTTCCTTTAATAATTACATCGGCTAGGATTTTGGCCATCCCGGTAAGGTTAATCTTTCCATAATCTTTAACCAGAGCGGTAGAATCGAGTGTAAAATGATCTACAAAATCTGCGTACTTAGGATAAGAAACCAATAGGATAAACTTCCCGTTTTTAATTCCGGTAAGCTCGAATGAGCCATTTTCTGCTGCCCGGGTAAATTTTACCAAAGTAGAATCTTTTGCATTTAAAACGGCAATAGAGGTTCCCGATAAAAGAGTTGTCGATGCAGTATCAATCGTTCGGCCTTTAATGGTATGAAGGCTCTGTGCTTTTGAATAAGTAGTAATAAAAATAAAAAAGCACAACGAGAGTAATAGGCGTTTCATAGATAGGATTTGGTTTTGTTTGCCGAATATAAAACTAATATGTTAGTTGTTGGTAATGATTTAACCTTTTTTAACAATTTAAAGACTGATGCATAGCCATTAAGCACAAAAGGTTATATCTTTAATAAAAAAAATCAGATGAAATTACCCTCTCTCCAACAGCTATACAATGGGTTTGTAACTGTGATTAAGCGTTTTCCCCTACAATTTATTTTTGCGATTGCCGCAACATTGTGCTGGTGCTATTACATCCATATTTCTGATTATCGTGACTATTCAGAACAGAACGAGAATTTAA
Encoded proteins:
- a CDS encoding outer membrane beta-barrel family protein is translated as MKRLLLSLCFFIFITTYSKAQSLHTIKGRTIDTASTTLLSGTSIAVLNAKDSTLVKFTRAAENGSFELTGIKNGKFILLVSYPKYADFVDHFTLDSTALVKDYGKINLTGMAKILADVIIKGNRTAIKIKGDTTEFDPKAYNIEPNSKVEDLIKQFPGFQVDKDGKITAQGKTVPKVLVDGEEFFGDDPTLVTKNLRADMVESVQLYDKASDQASFTGVDDGEKTKTLNIKLKEDKKNGYFGKVQGGYGTKDFYQGQGMFNKFWGKKKFSAYGILGNNGTVGLGWDDRDKYGASGGLTMSDDGGMYFSSGGDDFDSYDGQYNGQGLPVARTGGLHFDNKWNKDKESLNTNYKIGSIRVQGTRNSISQNNLESGVQNNTSDESFDNDMFRQKLDAMYELKIDTTLTMKVNVDGALKKSNTSNHFLTSTTGENDKFLNSSDRTLSNEVDDQSFNMNVLFTKKLKKKGRTLSLNLNQSINKSNSEGYLNSLNKRANQTGTGIIDSLTNQLKTNDITNSAFKLNAAYTEPLSKTLTVIINYGLTLMNGKSDRLSFNQSLSGRYDILDTLYSNNFELNQTINQAGAIFNYKKGKTVINFGSKFSGVNFKQDDIYHNKTYVRNFINYMPQASYQYRFSQQKSLRINYNGNTNQPSLDQLQPVRINNDPFNVVEGNQDLRPSFRSNVSASYSSYKVLTNQSVWLSGSYSFTANPIISDVTTDNVGKSTYRYINYNDKMQTNFYLYGQISRKVNALGEINIGLNANASGSSSYNFITTDLGRTLNNTKNYSYSGGLNISKYKDKSYSFYTRFGPSYNMARASIGRNSDGWGWTGYASGNVQLPGKFEISTDAEYQYNGKTQVLTESFERLIWNASLSKKFFKAENLKFSATVNDILNQNIGFNRSANNTTISQSSYTTIRRYLMFSVSWDFSKMGGGIKTQK
- a CDS encoding GLPGLI family protein; its protein translation is MKTTLKYIILFAVIFISKSLSAQNIHFVQNGIIEFEKRSNMYALIKKKINKDNESYMAQAFDQYKKNNPQFKVAKSTLSFNKDKSLYKWPSVEETANPSWVARDALVDLKNTIATDYNTSTSIAQKAVYEDTYLVKDSLRKINWKITDETREIAGYECRRANAIIMDSIYVVAYYANQIAVSGGPESFTGLPGMILGLALPHENITWFATKVTEVVVPEKDLTPPTKGKPTNNKGLADKITSALKNYGPEALSELKAFSL
- a CDS encoding Crp/Fnr family transcriptional regulator, yielding MSNEEQEILAPFLKSFSVKKKAFLLEEGQTCRANYFVVKGCLRLYFIDIKGAEQTTQFAIENWWITDLTSFLFHEQSEFYIQAAETTEVIAIEHHHYEEMFHKLPKLERYFRLILQKNHQASQRRIKFLYSQTAEERYRHFNSLFPEFVQRVPQYMLASYLGFTPEFLSKIRAKK